A genomic stretch from Sphaerodactylus townsendi isolate TG3544 linkage group LG15, MPM_Stown_v2.3, whole genome shotgun sequence includes:
- the LOC125444957 gene encoding somatotropin-like: protein MAAGLRPPLPLVLALVIVALRWPEGAVAFHSMPLSNLFANAVLRAQHLHLLAADTYKEFERSYIPEDQRNSNKNSQSATCYSETIPAPTGKDDAQQKSDTELLRFSLTLIQSWLSPVRFLSRVFTNNLVFGTSDRVYEKLQDLEEGIRILIREVGDGSPRGLHLLMPSYDKFDASSQNEASLMKNYGLLLCFKKDLHKVETYLKVMKCRRFGEINCTF from the exons ATGGCTGCAG GACTCAGGCCTCCTCTCCCGTTGGTCCTTGCCTTGGTGATCGTGGCCCTGCGATGGCCGGAGGGAGCTGTCGCCTTCCACTCCATGCCTCTCTCCAACCTCTTTGCCAACGCAGTCCTGCGGGCTCAGCACCTGCACTTGCTGGCTGCTGACACTTACAAAGAGTTT GAGAGGTCCTACATCCCAGAAGACCAGCGGAACTCCAACAAGAACTCCCAGTCGGCCACCTGCTACTCTGAAACCATCCCGGCACCCACAGGGAAGGATGACGCCCAGCAGAAGTCG GACACGGAGCTGCTCAGGTTTTCACTCACCCTCATTCAGTCGTGGCTCAGCCCAGTGCGCTTCTTAAGCCGGGTGTTCACTAACAACCTAGTCTTCGGAACTTCGGACCGAGTCTATGAAAAACTGCAAGACTTGGAAGAAGGCATCCGTATCCTCATACGG GAGGTGGGGGATGGGAGCCCCCGGGGCCTTCATCTCCTGATGCCCAGCTACGACAAGTTCGATGCCAGCTCCCAGAACGAAGCTTCTCTCATGAAAAACTACGGCCTTCTGTTGTGCTTCAAGAAGGACCTGCACAAAGTGGAGACCTACCTGAAAGTCATGAAGTGCCGGCGTTTTGGGGAGATTAACTGCACCTTCTGA